Sequence from the Pleomorphomonas sp. T1.2MG-36 genome:
GCGCCCGGAGCGCGTCGGCGAGCTTGTCCCTCACCTCGCGATCGAAGCCGCGCAACACCTGCTCTCCGCGGTAAAGCACGGTGACGGCAACGCCGAGCCCGTTGAGGATGGACGCGAACTCGAGGGCGATGTAGCCGCCGCCGACGACCACGGCCTTTTCCGGCAGGGCCGGCAGGTCGAACATGTCGGTCGATGTGACGGCGTGCTCCATGCCGGGCACATCCGGCAGCACCGGGCGATTGCCGGTGGCGATCAGGATGCGGCCGGCAGTGACGGTCCTCCCCTCGGCCACGAGGCGGATTTCGTTGGGACCCGTGATGACGGCACGGTCGCGGATGATCTCCACGCCGGACCGTTCGAGATTGCCGGCATAGATGCCTTCGAGACGGGTGATCTCCCGCTCCTTGGCCGCCCTCAGCGCGTCCCAGTCGAACGACCGGTCGCCTACCGACCAGCCGAAGCCGGCCGCGTCGTTGAACTCGCCGGCGAATCGGGAGGCGTAGACCAGCAGCTTTTTCGGAACGCAGCCGCGAATGACGCAGGTGCCGCCGACGCGCGACTCTTCGGCAATAGCGACGCGCGCGCCGTAGCCGGCAGAAATGCGAGCGGCGCGGACTCCGCCGGAGCCCGCGCCGATGACGAAGAGATCATAGTCGAAGGATGCCATCACCAACCGCCATATCGAGGAACTTACGTCCTCATATCATGTCGTTGGTGCGTGTTGGCAATCGACCTGCCTCAGAAGCTGTAGCCGCGCTTGTTCAGCTCGTCGCGAGACCGGGTGAGGATCTCCGTCGACAGGGCGTCGCGCCAGATGCCGGCCGAGCGCATGGAGTCCTGAATGATAACCGGCGCAAGCTGGCCGTATTTCTCGCCGATCGGCGAGCTGAAGAAGGCGGTGATCTGCTTCAGTTCGTCTTCGCTGAACCGGCCGGCCCAGACGCGCTCAAGCTCGCGATCGAGATCGGGGCGGCGCTTGGCAAGATCGAGGGCAACGGCGCCCACGACTTCCTCGATGTCCTTGGTGGCTCCGGGATTGGAACGCTGGAACAAGGCCTTGGTCTGCTCGGCGAGCACGAGCAGGATTTCGTTGAACTGCTCGGAAGCATGGGCGGCGGCGATGGTCTCACGGGCCGCGGCGAGATGGGACTCGGTGAAGTCCTCAGACAGTGCCGGAGACGCCAGCGCGGCGATCACCATGGCCGCCGCCAGCGGGCGGCGGAGAAGGTTCAGGGTCCGGTGCATAAACAAAATCTCCGATATCGACTTCGTCGTTGGCTTCATTCGTCCAGAAGGGCAGGCCCTTGTCACGATCGGCCCCTGCGCCAGGGCGACTCCGTCACAGAATCGCCGGCGGTTTCGATCGCGCCGAAGCGCCGTCGCCCAGCCTGTGAAACCGAATTCTGGCGAAATGATGCGCCCGCCGCGATCAAGCCCCATTTCCCCCGAAACGGCCCCCGCTGGTTTGCCGCAAACTGCGCAATGTCGCAAGCCCGTTGCGCCCCGACGCGACCTTTGTTGGCCCTTTCGGTCCTGCCGGGCGGCGGATAATGCTCGCTCCGAGGCCCCGGCATGCTAAATCCCTCTCATCGTTGCAGAAGGAGCATGGAACCGCCGATGCGCCCGGTTGTCGTTTTCGATCTCGATGGCACGCTTCTCGACACCGGCCCCGATCTTCTGAGGGCCCTCAACCGAACGCTCGACGGCGAGGGTCTGGCCGGCCTCGGCCGTGCGGACGTGGCGGGTCTGTTCGGGCACGGTGCGCGGGCGCTGATCGGCGAAGGGTTCCGCCGCTCCGGACGCGTGCCGGACGATGCCCGGCTGCCCGAACTGGTCGACCGTTTCATCGCCTTCTACGGAGCGGAGATCGCGGTGGAAACGCGCCCCTATCCGGGCCTCGTCGAAGCGCTCGCCCGCCTCTCCCGGCGTGGCATCGGCCTTGCGGTCTGCACCAACAAGCGGGAGGCGCTCAGTCACGCGGTACTCAAGGGGACGGGTCTCGCGCCCCTGTTTGCGGCGGTGGTCGGCGGGGACAGCCTGCCGGAACAGAAACCGCATCCGCGGCCGCTGCTCGAGGCGATCGCCCGGGCCGGTGGCACGCCGGACGCCGCAGTGATGGTCGGCGACAGCGAAACGGACGTCGCCACCGCGCGCGCCGCCGCGCTCCCCGTCGTCGCCGTCACCTTCGGCTACGGCGGGCGCCCGGCGACCGAGTTCGGCGCCGATGCCGTCATAAGTCATTACGATGAGCTCGATGGGGCCATCGACGCGCTTCTGCCGGGTTGAGACCCTACGCTCCGGTCTCGGTGTTGGAGGCGCCGACCGGCTTCGATTCCGGCGAGCCCTGATGCCGCAGGAAGATCGACAGCACCACCAGTACGGCGGTCGACAGAAACTCCGACTGCCAGTTCTGGAAGGACTCGAACCAGAGCTGGGCATCCAGGAAATAGGCGCCGAACGACAGAAGCTCGCCACCGTGCCGGGCAGCTTCCTCGTTGGCCGCCACGTAGCTCGACCACCAGTGCAGGAAAAAGGACACCGCAAACAGGGCGGCAAGCGTGAGACCGAGTGCGTTCGAATAGAGCCAGGACAGGATGGGATGACGCCGATGCAGCGCGGGCGGCAGCTCGTCACCCGGTCGATCGGGATTGTCGGGATCGCGCGATTCCGCCGAACCGCGTTGGAACAGCATGGCCGTCAGGATGACGTAGACCGACATCTGCAAGAACTCGCTTTCCCAATTTTCGAATAGCGCCGACAGGAAAGCGCCTGTGCCGAGATAGGCAAGAAGGCCGACGGCCGGTACGTTGTGGTTCGTGAGCTCCTCATTGTAGCTGGCATGGCCGGCCAGGATCATGCCAACGGCACTGATCAGGAACATCGCCATCAGAGCGACCGTCAGCCCATTGTCCCGCAAAAAGACTCTCACGATTCCCCTCCTTCCGCCGAGCGGCGAGACGGCCTGTACCGCGCCGGAGCCGGCCCCTTGCCTCGAGACAGGTCCCGGCCGTGCAACGCCAAAAGGAAACGCCGGCTCGCTCGTTTCGTTCCGGCCGTGGCCGCCGGCCGAGTGGCGGAACCGAAGGTGTCACTCGTCCTTGAGGCCGGTCGCGGATTGCAGATGCCTGAGCAGCCAGAGAATGACGATGCCGGCAAAGCTGGCCAGCAGCGCAACCGGCCACAGGCCGAGACCGCAGGCGAGGCCTATGGCGCCGGAAAGCCACATGCTGGCGCCGGTCGTCAGCCCCTTCACGTCGCCCTTGGTGAAAACGATGACGCCGGCCGCCAGAAAGGTAATCCCAGCGGTAACCGCCTCGACCAGCCGGATCGGATCGAACCGCATCGCGGCATTCCCGTCGCCCAGCGTCTCCATCATGTAGAGGGTGATCATGCAGAAGGTGGCGACGGCCAGCCCGACCAGCATGTTGGTCCTGAGACCGGCCGGATTCTTGTGAGCGCCCCGTTCAAGCCCGATCAGGCCGCACAAAAGGGCGGCGCCAAGCGTTCTCAGCAGCAGGACCTCGATCGGCAACGGAAACTCGAAACTGAATTCGTCGGCAAGACTTTGAGGCATACCCCATCTCCCGGTTCTCCGACAAAACAAGCGCCAAAGAGGAGATTGGTTCCGGCCCTCGAGGAGAAGTAGCGGCCGAAGCAACGAGCCGAAGCGGACTGTCGGTAGCGTTTACCGCCAGCTTTGCATTCTATACCGAGCCTTTACTTGGCGTTCAGAGATGATCTGATCCATACGCGAAGATAATACCTGACCAATCCGGCATAGTTTTCGAAATAAAAACGTGATTTCCACAACGTTTACGCGAAACGACAAAAGTCTACATCTGAGAAAAATACGAATCTAGCCCCACACCCGCCGCCTGTACCGCACCAGTCCTATCGATTACGACAAAGGTAGATGCACTGAACATCGACCTTATTGTGCGGCGAATATTTTTTCGTTGTTAACTGTTGGCGACTAGACAGGGGGAAGCTGCCGCTCGGACAGCGATGTCAAAGCTGGGGGATCCAGTGAGCATTCAATCGATTAAAGTCAAGATCGTCGCGCTCTCCGTCGTCTGCCTGGTCACGACGGTCGCGGCTGTCGTTGGCTACGGCGTGTTCGCCAGCAACACGGTCAATGAGCAGACGAACACGAGCGTATCCCAACTGCTCGAGACCAAATCGCGCGAAGCCCTCCTGGGCGTCGCCACCACGCAGGCCGG
This genomic interval carries:
- a CDS encoding DUF2059 domain-containing protein, encoding MHRTLNLLRRPLAAAMVIAALASPALSEDFTESHLAAARETIAAAHASEQFNEILLVLAEQTKALFQRSNPGATKDIEEVVGAVALDLAKRRPDLDRELERVWAGRFSEDELKQITAFFSSPIGEKYGQLAPVIIQDSMRSAGIWRDALSTEILTRSRDELNKRGYSF
- the gph gene encoding phosphoglycolate phosphatase (PGP is an essential enzyme in the glycolate salvage pathway in higher organisms (photorespiration in plants). Phosphoglycolate results from the oxidase activity of RubisCO in the Calvin cycle when concentrations of carbon dioxide are low relative to oxygen. This enzyme is a member of the Haloacid Dehalogenase (HAD) superfamily of aspartate-nucleophile hydrolase enzymes (PF00702).), translated to MRPVVVFDLDGTLLDTGPDLLRALNRTLDGEGLAGLGRADVAGLFGHGARALIGEGFRRSGRVPDDARLPELVDRFIAFYGAEIAVETRPYPGLVEALARLSRRGIGLAVCTNKREALSHAVLKGTGLAPLFAAVVGGDSLPEQKPHPRPLLEAIARAGGTPDAAVMVGDSETDVATARAAALPVVAVTFGYGGRPATEFGADAVISHYDELDGAIDALLPG
- a CDS encoding DUF6766 family protein gives rise to the protein MRVFLRDNGLTVALMAMFLISAVGMILAGHASYNEELTNHNVPAVGLLAYLGTGAFLSALFENWESEFLQMSVYVILTAMLFQRGSAESRDPDNPDRPGDELPPALHRRHPILSWLYSNALGLTLAALFAVSFFLHWWSSYVAANEEAARHGGELLSFGAYFLDAQLWFESFQNWQSEFLSTAVLVVLSIFLRHQGSPESKPVGASNTETGA
- a CDS encoding MgtC/SapB family protein, with translation MPQSLADEFSFEFPLPIEVLLLRTLGAALLCGLIGLERGAHKNPAGLRTNMLVGLAVATFCMITLYMMETLGDGNAAMRFDPIRLVEAVTAGITFLAAGVIVFTKGDVKGLTTGASMWLSGAIGLACGLGLWPVALLASFAGIVILWLLRHLQSATGLKDE